The DNA segment CGGGGGCACAGCACCGGCCCGTCGGCGACGGGTTGTGGGCTTGGGCATGCTGGTGCTGATCCTCGTGATTGCTGGGTTGGCGTCGCTGGCCGTCGGTGCGCGCGCGCTGAGTCCTGCCGAGGTGTGGCACGGGCTGTTCGCGGCGCCGGACTCGGACCAACGGCTCACTGAGATCAGGCTCATCGTGCAGACCGTGCGGGTGCCCCGGACGGTGCTCGCGATCGTCGCGGGCATCGCCCTGGGCATCGGCGGGGCGTTGATCCAGGGATACACACGGAACCCGATCGCCGACACGGGCCTGCTCGGAGTGAACACCGGCGCCTCGTTCGCCGTGGTGTCGGTGATCGCCCTGTTCGGATTCAACGATCCCTTCCAGTACGTCTGGTTCGCCTTCCTGGGGGCCGCGGCCGCCGGTGTCGTCGTGTTCGGGCTGGCGAGCATCGGCAGGGGAGCGGGCAACCCGTTGACGCTCGCGCTGGCCGGGCAAGGTGTCGCGGTGTTCCTCATGGCGATGACCACCGCGGTCGCGCTGGCGGACAAGGAGTCGCTGAACGCGCTGCGATTCTGGAACGCGGGCTCCGTGGCCGGTGTCGGCTTCGACGTCATCTGGCCGGTCAGCGGGTTCATCGTGGTCGGGCTGGTGTTGGCGCTGACCACGTTGCCTGCCATCAACCTGCTCAACCTGGGGGACGACGTGGCGCGAGGGCTGGGCGTGAACATCGCGCTGAGTCGGACCATCGGCATCACCGCCATCACCCTGCTGGCCGGCGCGGCGACGGCCGCGTGCGGCCCCATCGCGTTCCTGGGGCTCATGGTGGCTCATGTGGCCCGCTATCTGACCGGGCCGGACTACCGCTGGCTGGTGCCGTACGCCGGTCTGCTCGGAGCCGTGATCCTCCTCGTCTGTGACATCGTGGGCCGCTTGGTGGTGCGGCCGAGCGAGCTGGACGCGGGTGTCCTCGTCGCTCTGCTCGGCGCCCCGTTCTTCGCGGTTCTGGTGTGGCGCGGAAAGTTCAAGAACGCATGAACGGGAAGGACTTGAGGGCGATCGGGCCGGACGTGAAGGCGAACGGGGCAGACGTGCAGTCGAACCGGGCAGCCATGAAGCCGGCGGTGACTCCTGGCATGCGTCTCGGCAGCGTGTCGTTCGTCTGGCGCCCCTGGATCGTCCTCGTCACGCTGCTGCTCGCCGCGGCGACCTTCCTGGTGTTCTGCCTGTCCATCGGTGTCGGGGACTTCCCCATCGGGCTCGACCAGGTGATCGCCACGCTTCTCGGCCGGGGTGAGCAGGTCGACGAGTTCGTCATCATGGATCTGCGGATGCCGCGTGCCCTGGCCGGGCTCGTCGTCGGGATCGGGCTGGGGGTGTCCGGGGCGATCACGCAGTCCATCGCCCGCAATCCGCTGGCCAGCCCGGACATTCTGGGGATCACCGGGGGCGCCAGCGCGGTCGCCGTCTTCCTGGTGACGGTGTCGGGCGGGACCGCCGCGGCGATCGTCAACTCCGTGGGCCTGTCCGCGGCGGCGCTCGCGGGCGGACTCGGTACGGGTCTCCTGGTGTACTTCCTGGCGTGGCGGCGCGGGATCGACGGCTTCCGGCTGATCCTCATCGGCATCTCGGTAAGCGCCGTGATGGAGGCGATCACGACCTGGCTGCTGGTCTCGGCCGACATCAGAGACGTGGCCCGGGCCCAGGCGTGGCTGGTCGGCTCGCTGGACGACCGGTCGTGGGACGAGGTGCGGGTGGCGATCTGGGGCACACTCGTGCTCATGGTTGTCGTGGCCGGGGTGTCCTTCCAGTTCAAGCCGCTGCATCTCGGGGACGACGTCGCCGCCGGCCTGGGGGTCCGGTACACCAGGGTGCGGGCCGTCCTTCTGCTGTGCGCGGTCCTGCTGGCCGGCGTGGCGGTGAGCGCGGCGGGTCCGGTTCCGTTCGTCGCGCTGGTGGCGCCGCAAGTGGCCATGCGACTGGCGAGGTGCCCGACGCCGCCGATGGTGGCGTCCGGCGTGACGGGCGCCCTGCTGCTGATCGGCGCGGACCTGGTCGCGCGGACGGCGCTGCCGATCAGTCTCCCGGTCGGCGTGGTCACCGCCGCGATCGGCGGCCCCTTCCTTGTCTATCTGCTGGTACGGGCCAACCTCAGATAGCCGGTGCAAAGGTCAGGAAGCGTGAACGGAGGGGGCCTGGTGGGCGCTGAGCACACAACAACCGAGATCGAGGCCGGAGTCGTCGACGCCGCACGGCTGGCAGCCAGAGGAATCACGGTCGGGTACGGCGCCCGGGCGGTCATCGAGGATCTCGACGTGGCGATCCCGTCCGGGGTCGTCACCACGATCATCGGGCCCAACGGCTGTGGCAAGTCGACCCTGTTGCGGACGCTGTCGCGGCTGCTGAAGCCGACCAAGGGGACGGTCGTGCTGGACGGCGACGACATCGTCCGGCTCAGGACCAGGGACGTGGCCAAGAAGCTCGGTCTGCTGCCGCAGGCACCAGTCGCGCCGGAGGGGCTGACGGTGGCCGACCTGGTCGCCCGGGGTCGCCATCCGCACCAGAGCTGGCTGCGGCAGTGGTCGTCGGACGACGCCGCCGTCGTGGAGCGCGCGCTGGCGATGACCGGGGTGTCCGACCTGGGCGACCGCCCCGTCGACTCCCTGTCCGGCGGCCAGCGTCAACGTGTCTGGATCTCCATGACGTTGGCCCAGGGCACCGACCTGCTGCTGCTCGACGAGCCGACCACCTACCTCGACCTGGCGCACGCGATCGACGTACTCGACCTGGTGGACGACCTGCACGAGTCGGGGTGCACCGTGGTCATGGTGCTGCACGACCTCAACCTGGCCACGCGCTACAGCGACAACCTCATCGTGATGAGGCAGGGTTCGATCCTGGCGCAGGGGCATCCGCGTGATGTGATCACCGCCGAGTTGCTGCACGAGGCGTTCGGTCTGCGCGCCATGGTGATCGAGGACCCGATGGGCGACAGGCCGCTCATCGTGCCGATCGGTCGCACGCACGTCCAACTCCCCTAGATCCCAATAAAGTTGGAGAAGTTAGGCTAGGCTTACCTCATCCGCCCACGCTAAGGTTTGCCTGCCCTTAGACGGGGGTGCAGTGGAAGGCACGAAAGCAAGGGGAATGCGGATGCTCCTCACAAGAACGACGCGTGTGAAGCCCCGGCGGCGGCTGGCAGCCGCACTGTCCGCGGCGACCCTCGGCGTCGGCCTCCTCGCGGGATGCGGTTCCGACTCGTCCGACTCGGCGGACAACGCGAGCGACAACAACTCGACCGCAGCCGCCGGCGTATTCCCGGTCAGCGTGGAGCACGCATTCGGATCCACGAAGATCACCAAGGCTCCCGAGCGGGTCGTCACCGTCGGCTACACGGACGACCAGACCGTCCTGGCATTCGGCATCAAGCCGGTCGGCATGACCGACCAGTACCCGAACCCCGCGGGCCAGAGCCCCGACATCAACACCCAGTGGCCCTGGGTGAAGGACAAGTGGGGCGACACCAAGCCCGAGGTCATCATGAAGAACGGTGACTCCGGCCCCAACTACGAGAAGATCGCCGCCCTGCGCCCCGACCTGATCATCGCGGTCTACTCCGAGGTCGACCAGGCCGCCTACGACAAGCTCTCCAAGATTGCTCCCACCGTCGGTCGTACCAAGACCGAGAAGGAGCCGTTCAGCGCGCCCTGGCAGGACAACGCGCTGCAGATCTCCAAGGCCCTCGGCAAGGCAGACGAGGGCGAGAAGATGATCGCGGACGTGCAGGACCAGCTCGACGCGGCCAAGAAGGCGCACCCCGAGTTCGGGAAGGAGACCGCCGTCGCACTGTCCTGGTACGAGAACTCGGTGGCGCCGTTCACCTCCACCGACGTACGCGGACGACTGGTGTCGGGGATCGGCTTCACATACCAGACCGAGATCGACAAGGTCGCGGAGGGCAGCTTCTACACCAAGCTCTCGCCCGAGCGCATCGACCTGGTCGACGTCGACCGCATCTTCGTGATCAACGACAAGGCGGACACGGACGCACTGAAGAAGTTCAAGCTGTTCACCAACCTGGACGCGGTCAAGAACGGCAAGGTGTCGTACCTGCTGGACAGTGAGGGCCCGGCAGTCGGCGCGGCCATCTCCCAGGGCACCCTGCTCTCCATGCCGTACGCGATCGACGAACTCGTCAAGTCGGCCGGCTAGGTGTGAGCACCACGGACACGCGCCTCGCCCCGGCAACACTGCGCACGGCAACCGGTCGCGAGGCCACCCGATGGGTAGCGGCGCACTGCCGCGAAGTGCCTTGGCTCTCTGCCGCCACCGTGCTCACCACGGTGGCCGGGGCGGGGCTCCAGGTGCTCCCTCTGCTCCTGCTCGGCCGCGTGGTCGACGGGGTGGTCGAGGGCGAGGACCGTTCGATCCTGGTCACGATCGGGGCGTTGATGGTGGCCGCCGCGCTTCTCGGCGCGGCGGCCACCGCGGTGTCGACCTACTTGATCGGGCGGCTGGGGGCGGATCTGCTCGCGCGGTTGCGCGAGGGTGCCGTCCGGGCCGTCCTCGGGATGCCGAGCGCACGGATCGAGCAGGTCGGCCGGGGAGACGTGCTGTCCCGGGTCGGTGACGACGTGGCAGTCATCTCCAAGGGCATCCGTACGGCCGTCCCCACGGTGTTCTCGGCGGGTGTGCTCGTCGTCATCGCCACGGTGGGTATGTTCGGACTGGACTGGCGGCTCGGCCTGGCCGGCGCCGGCGCGCTGCCGGCGTACGTGCTGGCCCTGCGCTGGTACCTCCCCGGTCCGCCCCGCTCTACCAGCAGCAGCGGATTGCCCAGGCCGACCGCGCGCAGGCGTTGATCAGCGGGCTGAACGGGATCGACACGGTCCGGGCGTACCGCTTGGAGGAGGCCTTCCGCGAGAAGGTCACCAGCGAGTCGTGGCGGGTGCGCAATCTCGGCATCGAGGTGTTCCGGTTCTTCGGCCGGTTCGTCGGCCGGGAGAACCGCGCCGAATTCATCGGGCTGGTCCTCATCCTCGTGGTGGGTTACGCCCTGCTGGAAGCCGACGCCGCCAGCCTGGGCGAGGTGTCGGCGGCTCCCCTGCTGTTCCACCGGCTGTTCGTCCCGCTCGGCGCCATCATGTTCACCTTCGACGAGGCACAGAAGTCGGGCGCGAGCCTCACTCGCCTGGTCGGGGTGCTGGGGGAGCCGACGGAGCACCGGCTGGTGGGTGACACCGCTGTTGAGGCGGCCGGGGCCGGATCGTACCCCGTGACGGTGGAGGGGCTGACATTCCGCTACCCCGACGCCGAGGAGCCGGTTCTGCGGGATGTCAGCCTGACGATCCCGGCCGGCGGTTCGCTCGCGCTGGTGGGGGCGACGGGCGCGGGCAAGACGACGCTGGCCGCGCTGATCGCGGGCATCGGCACCCCGCAGTCCGGGCTGGTGCGCGTCGGGTCGACCGACCTGGCCGGCCTGGACGAGGCAGGGGCGCGCGCCTTGGTGAGCATCCTGACGCAGGAGACACACGTATTCTCCGGCCCGCTCGCCGACGACCTGAGGCTGGCCGCACCGGAGGCGACCGACACCGAGCTGACGGACGCCTTGCGCACGGTCGGCGCCGACGGGTGGGTCGATGCGCTGCCCGACGGGCTGAACACCCGGGTCGGGGAGGGTGGCGAGCGCCTGGACGTCACCAAGGAAGCCCAGATCGCCCTGGTCCGACTTGTGCTGGGCCGCTCGCCCGTCGTGGTGCTCGACGAGTCGACGGCGGAGGCGGGCAGCGAAGGCGCCGCGGAGCTGGAGCGGGCCGTGCTGGCCGCCTGCTCGGGCCGGACCACGCTGTTCGTGGCACACCGGCTGACCCAGGCGATGGCGGCGGACCGTATCGCGGTGCTGGACGCGGGACGCGTGGTGGAGCAGGGCACACACGAGGAACTGGTGGCTCTGGGCGGCCGGTACGCACGACTGTGGCGGGCCTGGCGAGAAGGCAGTTGAGCAACCCCTGATGTGTTTGGGCCGACATTCGTACGGTGAAAGGAACGCGGAGTCTTCGATGATGGAACCGAGCGCTCGTCACGTACTGCTGTCCCCGGAGCAACTGGCCGCCGTATGCCGGCGAATCGGCGACCACTCCGACCGGACCATTGCCGAAGCGTGCGCCATCGGGCTGTCGTACTGGGCGACGGGTCGCAGCCCCGACGGCATCGACCTCACCCCCGGCACGCTCTTCACCGAAGTCCTCGGATGGGTCGACAACGCAGGGGACGGGCCCGGAGGCTGGGAGGTCGGCGCGGACGGCCGGAGCATCGCCGTCCCGGACGGAGTCGCGCTCGCCGAGGCACAGCTCACGCTGGACGACCTGGCCGACTTCCCGGACCGGCCCCTCGGCACCATCGGCCCGTCCAGTGCGGCGGCGAGACTCGCAGCCCTGGCCGAGTGGAACGACACCCGGGCCGAGCGGGTCCGCCCGACCATCGTGGAGATGTTCCGCGAGCAGGCGCGGACCCGGCCGGATGCGGTAGCCGTCGTCGACGAACACCGGTCACTGACCTACCGGCAGGCAGCTGAGCTCTCCGCCCAGCTGGCCCACCATCTGATCGAACGCGGGCTCACCGCCGAGCAGGTCGTCGGCATCTCCCTGGGCCGCTCCGCCGAGATGGTCATCGGTCTGCTCGGCGTACTCCAGGCGGGCTGCGCGTTCGTGCCGCTCGACCCGCAGTGGCCCGCCGCGCGCCGAGCCGTCGTCATCGAGGACGCCGGAGTCGCGGTGCAGTTCAACGACTCGGGGGAGCACGACGGGAATGAACCGGAAGCCGTGGCCGTGGACTTGGGCGACTGGAGGTTCGGCTCCCACCCCGTCGAGGGACCCGTGGTCACCGTCCCCGGAGACGCCCTGGCATACGTGATCTTCACCTCCGGATCGACCGGGCGGCCCAAGGGCGCGATGATCCGGCATGAGGCGATCAGTGAGCGTCTGCTGTGGCAGGTCAACGAGATCCTGGGCTTCGGCCACGACGACGCGTCGCTGTTCAAGGCGCCGTTGTCCTTCGACATCTCCATCAACGAGATCTTCCTGCCACTGGTGAGCGGCGCCCGGCTGGTGGTTCTGCGGCCCGGCGGCGAACGCGACCCGCACCATCTGCTGAGCGTGATCGCCGAGCAGCGCGTCACCTTCACCTACCTGGTGTCGTCCATGCTGGACGTGCTGCTGGAGATCGCGGGCGACTCCGACCGCCTGGACAGCCTGCGGCACGTATGGTGCGGCGGCGAGGTGCTGACCCCGGAGCTGTACGAGCGGTTCCGCACCAAGCTCGACATCCCCATGTACCACGGCTACGGCCCGGCCGAGACGACGATCGGCGTCTCTCACGGCATCTACCGGGGCGCGGCGGAACGCCTGTCGACGTCGATCGGCAAGGCCAACCCGAACACCCAGCTGTACGTACTGGACGACGAGTTGCGCCCGGTCCCCGTCGGCGTCGGCGGTGAACTCTACGTGGGCGGATTCCTCCTGGGGCGTGGGTACGTGGGCGCCCCGGGCCTCACGGCGTCCCGTTTCGTCGCCAACCCGTTCGCCGACGACGGCTCCCGGCTGTACCGCACCGGCGACCTGGCGCGGTTCGCCCCGGACGGGTCGTTGGACTTCCTCGGCCGGGCCGACAACCAGATCAAGATCCGCGGTATGCGGCTGGAGATCGAGGACGTCGAGGTCGGTCTCGCGGAGCACCCCGGTGTACGGCACACCTGTGTCGTCGCGAAGAAGAACGCGGCGGGCGGCACCTACCTCGTGGGGTACGTCATCCCGGCCGCCGGGAGCGAGGACCTGCGCGCCGACGAGGTCAGGGCATGGGCCACTGAGCAGATGGTCGAGTACATGGTGCCCGCCCACATCGTCGTCATGACGGAGTTCCCGCTCACCGCGAACGGCAAGCTCGACCGGACCGCACTGCCGGAGCCGGTGGTGGCGACGGGCTCGCTGATGCAGCCCACGACCGAGAACGAGCAGGCGGTGTGCGCTGCCGTTGCGGCAGTACTGCGGCTCGAAGAGGTGGGCGTCGACCAGGATTTCTTCCAGCTCGGCGGGGACAGCATCCTGGCGATCTCGCTGCTGAGTGCGCTGCGCGATGTCGGGCTCTACGTCACGGCACGGCAGATCTTCACCAACAGCACCGTAGGGGCGCTGGCGGCAGTGGCGAGCCGTGAGGACACCTCCACGGTGGACCGCCGTGACGTCGCGACCGGTTCCGTCGTGGGCTCGCCCATCGTGCAGTGGCTCGGCCAGGCCACGGACGCGATCGACGGCTTCGTGCAGTCAGTGGTGCTCAACACCCCGGCGGACCTGACCGCCGACGCCCTCGACCGGATTCTCACCGCCCTGGTCCGGCGCCACGACATGCTGCGCGCCAAGCTGGTGCGCGGTGAGCGCTGGAGCTTCGACATTCCGGAGGCCGACGAGGCCGACGTGGCCGTCGCCGGGTGGCAGCAGAGCGACCGGCCGCTCGACGAGTGCGTCGCGCTCGCCACCGCCGGGCTGGACCCGGTGGGCGGAGTGATGCTGCGGGCCGTCTGGCGCCGCGCAGCACGAGAACTGGTCCTGGTCGCCCACCACGTGGTGATCGACGGCGTGTCCTGGCGGGTCCTGATGGAGGACCTGGCCACCGCCTGGCGGCAGTTCGCCCCGGGTACACCGATCGAGCTGCCCCCGGTGGGCACATCGTTCCGGCGCTGGACGCAGATGCTGGAACGCGCCGCGTTCGACGCGGACAGCTCCTACTACCGGCGTCCCCTGCCGGGAGAGGACGGGCCGGTGGGCAGGCGTGCGCTGTCCGCCGCCGATACCGTCGCACGCGAGCGGACACGCACCGTCTCGGTCGGCCCCGACGTCACGGCGCGGCTGCTGGGCGAGATCCCCGCGAGGTTCCACGCGGGCGTCAACGACGTCCTGCTGACCGCGCTCGCCGTCGCCCTCGCCCGATGGCGCCGCGTCCTCGGGCAGTCGCAGACTTTCGCGCACATCGAACTCGAAGGCCATGGCCGCGAAGGACAGTTCGTGGCGGGCTCCGCCGGATTCGAGCCGGAACTGTCGCGGACCGTGGGCTGGTTCACCACGCTGTTCCCGGTGATCGTGGACCCCGGTGCGGCGGCCGACTTCACGGCGCCCGCGTACCTGGCCGCTGCGCTCAAGGCGGTCAAGGAGGACCTCGCCGAGGTGCCGGACAGCGGGGTCTCGTACGGCGCGCTGCGCTACCTGACCCATTCCGAGTTCGACGCCCCCGCACCGCAGGTGCTCTTCAACTACCTGGGCCGCTTCGACGCGGGCGCCTCGGGAGATTGGCAACTCGCGGGCACCACAGGGCAGTTGGGTGAGAAGCGTGACCCGCGGATGGGTCTGCCGCGTCCCCTGGAGTTCAACGCCATCGCCGAACCCGCACCCGCTTCCACCGGCGAGTACGAGCTGGTCACCAACATCTCCTGGCCCGACGGCATGTTCACCGACGAGGACATCGCGACCCTGGGCGAGTACTTCCGGGTCGCCCTGACGGGACTGGCCGCGCTCGAACAGGGCGGCCATTCGCCCAGCGACTTCGCCCTGGTGCCGCTCACTCAGGCCGATGTCGACGACCTGGACGGCCCGGCACTGCGGGACATCCTGCCGTTGACTCCGCTGCAGGAGGGCCTTTACTTCCACTCCGTCTTCGATGAGGACTCGGCGGGTGCCTACGTCGAGCAGCAGCTCCTGACGCTGGGCGGCGACGTGGACGCCGACCGGCTCGCGGCGGCGGCCACTCGCCTGCTCACGCTGTACCCGAACCTGGCCGCGCGGTTCGTGGCCCTGGCCGACGGCCGTGTGGTGTCCGTGCTGGAGAGCGGTGTGGAGGCGCCCTTCACCACGCTGGACCGCCCCGGCATCACCGACGCCGAGATACGCGAGTACGCCGAGGACGACCGTCGTGCCGGCTTCGACCTGGCGACCGGCCCGCTCATGCGGTACACACTCATCCGCGCCGGCTCCGGCCGTGACGTCCTGGTGCAGACGGTGCACCACATCATCGCCGACGGCTGGTCGGTGCCTCCGATGCTCCGCGCGCTGCTGGCCGAGTACCACGCGCCCGGCACCGTGTACCCGGTCGGCGGCTTCCCCGACTACGTTGCCTGGCTCGCCGGACGGGACGCCGACGAGAGCGACCGCGTCTGGGGCGGGCAACTCGCCGAGCTGCCCGGCCCCTCGCTGGTCGCCGAGGGGCACACACCGTCCGACCGGTTCACCGACATCGCCGTGGAGCCGGAGGACGACATCGACGCCGTCGCCCGCTCGGCCGGCGTGCCGCTGAGCGTCGCCGTGCACAGCGCCTGGGCGGTGACTTTGGGCGGGATCCTGCACAGCACGGACGTGGTGTTCGGTTCGACGGTGTCCGGGCGCGACGCCGACGTGACCGGCATCGGGGACATGGTGGGTCTGTTCATCAACACGATCCCCGTGCGCGCCGGTTGGACCGGTACGACCACGGTGGGCGACCTGCTCGCCTCGGTGCGGGAACACCAGAGCGCGGTGCTGCCGCACCAGCACGTCTCACTGGCGCGGATCGGCCGCCAGGCCGGCTCCGGCTCGCTCTTCGACACGCTCGTGGTGTTCGATGTCGCGACCGATGTCGACGGGCTCCGGCGGCGGGACGACACACTGGTCATCACCCGCATCGTGAATGAGGGTGCCCCGCACTACCCGTTGACGCTGGTGGTGGAGCGCGCACTTGACGGCCGTCCGCGCTTCAACCTGATCTACGACGGTGAGCTGCTGCGGGAGGCGAGCGCCCGGGCGATCCTGCGCACGTTCTCCGCGACGCTCACCGGCCTGCTCACCCGCCCGGAGGCCCTTGTCGACGACCTCGCGCCCGGGAGCGACCGGCTTCCCGCGGGGATCACTCCGACAACCCTGGGCGAACTGTTCGACGCCGCCGCGCACCGTGCCCCGGCGGCCGTCGCGGTCACGCAGTGCGGTCTCGACGGCGGCACCCGGTCCTTGACATACGGCGAACTGGCCACGGTGAAAGACCAGTTGGCCTCGGCTCTGTGCGCGGCCGGTGTCGGTCCGGGCAAGCGGGTCGCCGTCGCCGTCCCACGCTCCGTCGACCAGGTCGTCGCCCTGGTCGCCATCGTCAGCGCGGGCGGCGCGTATGTGCCGCTGGACCTGGCGTATCCGGACGAACGGCTGGAGTACATCCTGGCCGACGCCTCCCCGCAGGTCGTCCTCGTGGACCGCGCCCAGCGGGACCGCTTCACGAAGCTGGCGGCCAGGGCAGGTGTGCAGGCCCGCGTGCTCGTGCTGGGGGACGAGCTGCCGGCGGGGCGCGCCGCCGAGCCCGAGGTGAGCTGGCACGACGCCGCCTACGTGATCTACACCTCCGGATCGACCGG comes from the Streptomyces sp. NBC_00443 genome and includes:
- a CDS encoding FecCD family ABC transporter permease gives rise to the protein MGATAVERPALGGTAPARRRRVVGLGMLVLILVIAGLASLAVGARALSPAEVWHGLFAAPDSDQRLTEIRLIVQTVRVPRTVLAIVAGIALGIGGALIQGYTRNPIADTGLLGVNTGASFAVVSVIALFGFNDPFQYVWFAFLGAAAAGVVVFGLASIGRGAGNPLTLALAGQGVAVFLMAMTTAVALADKESLNALRFWNAGSVAGVGFDVIWPVSGFIVVGLVLALTTLPAINLLNLGDDVARGLGVNIALSRTIGITAITLLAGAATAACGPIAFLGLMVAHVARYLTGPDYRWLVPYAGLLGAVILLVCDIVGRLVVRPSELDAGVLVALLGAPFFAVLVWRGKFKNA
- a CDS encoding FecCD family ABC transporter permease; protein product: MKPAVTPGMRLGSVSFVWRPWIVLVTLLLAAATFLVFCLSIGVGDFPIGLDQVIATLLGRGEQVDEFVIMDLRMPRALAGLVVGIGLGVSGAITQSIARNPLASPDILGITGGASAVAVFLVTVSGGTAAAIVNSVGLSAAALAGGLGTGLLVYFLAWRRGIDGFRLILIGISVSAVMEAITTWLLVSADIRDVARAQAWLVGSLDDRSWDEVRVAIWGTLVLMVVVAGVSFQFKPLHLGDDVAAGLGVRYTRVRAVLLLCAVLLAGVAVSAAGPVPFVALVAPQVAMRLARCPTPPMVASGVTGALLLIGADLVARTALPISLPVGVVTAAIGGPFLVYLLVRANLR
- a CDS encoding ABC transporter ATP-binding protein, which produces MGAEHTTTEIEAGVVDAARLAARGITVGYGARAVIEDLDVAIPSGVVTTIIGPNGCGKSTLLRTLSRLLKPTKGTVVLDGDDIVRLRTRDVAKKLGLLPQAPVAPEGLTVADLVARGRHPHQSWLRQWSSDDAAVVERALAMTGVSDLGDRPVDSLSGGQRQRVWISMTLAQGTDLLLLDEPTTYLDLAHAIDVLDLVDDLHESGCTVVMVLHDLNLATRYSDNLIVMRQGSILAQGHPRDVITAELLHEAFGLRAMVIEDPMGDRPLIVPIGRTHVQLP
- a CDS encoding iron-siderophore ABC transporter substrate-binding protein, which gives rise to MLLTRTTRVKPRRRLAAALSAATLGVGLLAGCGSDSSDSADNASDNNSTAAAGVFPVSVEHAFGSTKITKAPERVVTVGYTDDQTVLAFGIKPVGMTDQYPNPAGQSPDINTQWPWVKDKWGDTKPEVIMKNGDSGPNYEKIAALRPDLIIAVYSEVDQAAYDKLSKIAPTVGRTKTEKEPFSAPWQDNALQISKALGKADEGEKMIADVQDQLDAAKKAHPEFGKETAVALSWYENSVAPFTSTDVRGRLVSGIGFTYQTEIDKVAEGSFYTKLSPERIDLVDVDRIFVINDKADTDALKKFKLFTNLDAVKNGKVSYLLDSEGPAVGAAISQGTLLSMPYAIDELVKSAG